The following coding sequences are from one Granulicella arctica window:
- a CDS encoding hybrid sensor histidine kinase/response regulator produces MSAEELEPRHLKVLLIEDNPDDAFLLERHLRRNGFTPEVTRVETTGEMLAVLEEATSPDVVLADYNLPNFSGPAALQLLKSAGIDIPFIMMSGAVSEETAVESMRAGAQDYVSKQNLTRLIPALERELKEAFARRRRVAAELALRASEARFHRLVEAMPLSLLISAASGRILYANGAAERLLGYAPGDIPSGIVTLDSICPTLNETYSALKGHAVSIEPFETVCTTTSGQKVDVLIGVALLNPESATEDQQVAAFIADLTLQKKSEELLRRTEKLAVTGRLAASIAHEINNPLEAVTNCLFLLSTAELSAESRGFLELAQKELDRVAQITVQTLRFYRRSTHPSQMDVRELIETVIALFESRMLALQIKVIREFETNVLVLAHDGEIRQVIVNLIGNAIDALSKGGHILIRTTTARHWRSGRDGIRITVADDGMGMSAETQSHIFEPFFSTKGITGAGLGLWVSREIVDKHQGSLRTRSRQASSSRQGWTVFTLFIPTEIDPSLTTES; encoded by the coding sequence ATGTCCGCCGAAGAGCTAGAACCCAGGCACCTTAAAGTCCTGTTGATTGAGGACAATCCCGATGATGCCTTCTTGCTTGAACGGCATCTGCGTCGCAACGGCTTCACTCCTGAAGTGACCCGCGTTGAGACGACCGGAGAGATGTTGGCTGTTTTGGAAGAAGCGACATCGCCGGATGTTGTACTCGCCGACTACAATCTGCCCAATTTCAGTGGTCCTGCGGCACTCCAGCTCCTGAAGTCTGCTGGAATAGATATTCCCTTCATCATGATGTCTGGCGCGGTCTCTGAGGAAACCGCAGTGGAGTCGATGCGCGCAGGTGCCCAGGATTACGTCAGCAAGCAAAATCTGACACGCCTTATTCCAGCCTTGGAACGGGAGCTGAAAGAGGCGTTCGCACGGCGCCGAAGAGTCGCGGCGGAGTTGGCTCTTCGAGCGAGCGAGGCACGCTTTCATCGGCTTGTCGAAGCGATGCCGTTAAGCCTCTTAATCAGCGCGGCTTCCGGCCGAATCCTCTACGCAAATGGTGCAGCCGAGCGTCTGCTCGGATACGCGCCAGGGGATATTCCCTCCGGAATCGTTACACTCGATTCCATTTGTCCAACGTTGAATGAAACGTACAGCGCCTTGAAAGGTCACGCAGTTTCTATCGAGCCATTTGAGACGGTCTGTACGACGACCAGCGGGCAGAAGGTAGATGTTCTCATCGGGGTGGCCTTGTTGAACCCCGAGAGTGCAACTGAAGATCAACAAGTCGCTGCGTTTATCGCGGACCTTACACTACAAAAGAAGAGCGAAGAGTTACTTCGTCGCACGGAGAAGCTCGCTGTAACGGGTCGTCTCGCCGCCTCCATCGCTCATGAGATCAATAACCCATTGGAAGCGGTCACAAACTGCCTTTTTCTGTTATCCACGGCCGAACTGTCGGCCGAGTCTCGCGGCTTTCTTGAACTTGCGCAAAAGGAGCTGGATAGGGTAGCGCAGATTACTGTTCAAACACTGCGATTCTACCGGCGCTCTACCCATCCCTCACAGATGGATGTGCGTGAGTTGATTGAGACGGTCATCGCGCTGTTCGAATCGCGTATGCTTGCACTCCAGATCAAAGTGATTCGTGAGTTTGAGACCAACGTTTTGGTGTTGGCACACGATGGAGAGATTCGCCAGGTAATCGTCAATCTTATTGGAAATGCAATCGATGCCCTATCGAAAGGAGGGCATATTCTGATCCGTACAACTACAGCTCGCCACTGGCGTTCCGGGCGAGACGGCATACGAATTACTGTAGCCGATGATGGCATGGGGATGAGTGCAGAGACTCAATCTCACATCTTCGAACCATTTTTTTCTACAAAGGGTATTACCGGTGCAGGCCTGGGGCTTTGGGTATCTCGCGAGATAGTTGACAAGCATCAGGGATCTCTTCGCACGCGTAGTCGTCAGGCTTCGTCAAGTCGGCAGGGCTGGACTGTTTTTACCCTCTTTATCCCCACAGAAATAGATCCCTCGCTCACGACCGAAAGCTGA
- a CDS encoding response regulator — translation MADGSRLILLVEDDPDHELLTIRALQKSNIVNDVRVAHDGEEALGMLFGPERIQPQVILLDLKLPKVDGLEVLRRIRESDQTRMLPVVILTSSDEERDLVRSYQIGVNSYIRKPVNFNDFAEATRQLGMYWLVLNECPPKS, via the coding sequence ATGGCAGATGGTTCAAGATTGATTCTTTTGGTTGAGGATGACCCCGACCATGAACTACTTACAATTCGCGCATTGCAGAAATCGAACATCGTGAATGATGTACGCGTCGCGCACGACGGCGAGGAGGCATTGGGCATGCTTTTTGGCCCAGAGAGGATTCAGCCGCAGGTTATTCTCCTCGACCTAAAACTCCCGAAGGTGGATGGCCTGGAGGTTCTTCGCCGCATCCGCGAGAGCGATCAGACGCGTATGTTGCCTGTTGTTATTCTTACCTCTTCCGATGAGGAACGGGATCTGGTGCGTAGCTATCAAATTGGCGTTAACAGCTATATCCGCAAGCCAGTCAACTTCAATGATTTCGCAGAAGCAACAAGGCAGTTGGGAATGTATTGGTTGGTGCTGAACGAATGTCCGCCGAAGAGCTAG
- a CDS encoding sensor histidine kinase, which yields MKSQINRILVPSLLIAAILIVSLNAWFAFRSIDVLVHEENLVQHTWQVINQVERIMSSAKDAETGNRGFLVTGDDAYLDPYFSALQELPKEVDHLNALTLDNHNQQMRIIEMHAVLEQRISLLQQGINLRRSGRADSLHAIVLSGTGKMQMDHLREIADTMEGEEQRTLAVRTAQAKSSSRRTRATLGIASFIDFLLIILMFRYFAHERAMRLVAEDTGERLAIARAEAEANAAEVQALNTTLEERVRARTAELETTNRELEAFSYSVSHDLRAPLRTIDGFSLALEEDYASAVDAAGRDYIKRVRGGVQRMGELIDALLQLSRITRAAIVREHFDLSAIAFSVTADLREQNEGREIAFRIQNGLEADADPKLLRVALENLLGNAVKFSAKVSHAVIEFGWDAEQNAWFVRDNGAGFDMYYSEKLFNAFNRLHGDKDFKGSGIGLATVARVIRRHHGNIWADSVVGHGATFWFTLG from the coding sequence ATGAAGTCCCAGATTAATCGCATCCTCGTTCCTTCGCTTCTCATCGCCGCTATTCTTATCGTTTCACTCAATGCCTGGTTTGCCTTCCGTTCCATCGATGTACTGGTTCATGAAGAAAACCTGGTGCAGCACACATGGCAGGTCATCAACCAGGTAGAGCGCATTATGAGTTCGGCAAAGGATGCCGAGACAGGGAACCGGGGATTCCTTGTTACAGGGGATGATGCTTACCTCGATCCGTATTTTTCAGCGTTGCAGGAGCTGCCGAAGGAGGTAGACCATCTCAATGCACTGACACTGGACAACCACAACCAGCAAATGAGGATTATCGAGATGCATGCGGTGTTGGAGCAGCGGATCTCATTGCTCCAGCAGGGAATCAATCTACGTCGTAGCGGTCGTGCCGATAGCCTTCACGCCATTGTTCTGAGCGGTACTGGAAAAATGCAAATGGACCACCTCCGCGAAATCGCCGATACGATGGAGGGTGAAGAGCAAAGGACTCTTGCTGTCCGCACTGCTCAAGCAAAATCCAGCAGTCGCCGTACAAGGGCGACGCTTGGGATCGCCAGCTTTATCGATTTTCTTTTAATTATTCTCATGTTCCGCTATTTCGCGCACGAACGGGCGATGCGTCTGGTTGCTGAGGATACCGGCGAACGCCTCGCAATCGCTCGTGCGGAAGCGGAGGCGAATGCCGCTGAGGTGCAGGCACTCAACACAACGCTCGAGGAGCGGGTCAGAGCCCGCACCGCTGAACTGGAGACGACAAATCGCGAACTGGAGGCCTTCAGCTACTCGGTCTCCCATGATCTGCGCGCTCCCCTACGTACGATCGACGGGTTCAGCCTTGCCCTCGAAGAAGACTACGCTTCAGCAGTAGATGCGGCAGGAAGGGACTACATCAAACGCGTCCGCGGTGGCGTTCAGCGTATGGGCGAACTAATCGATGCGCTGTTGCAGCTCTCTCGCATTACCCGAGCGGCGATCGTTCGGGAACACTTCGATCTCAGCGCAATCGCTTTTTCTGTCACTGCCGACCTGCGAGAACAGAACGAGGGGAGGGAGATAGCCTTTCGTATCCAGAATGGCCTCGAGGCGGATGCCGACCCAAAGCTTCTGCGTGTGGCGCTTGAGAACCTTCTTGGAAACGCTGTGAAATTTTCGGCGAAGGTCTCACATGCGGTGATCGAGTTCGGTTGGGACGCAGAACAGAATGCATGGTTTGTCCGCGACAATGGCGCAGGGTTTGACATGTATTATTCTGAAAAATTATTCAACGCATTCAACCGTTTGCATGGAGATAAGGACTTTAAAGGTTCCGGAATTGGACTTGCTACCGTCGCACGTGTTATCCGACGACATCATGGGAATATATGGGCCGATAGCGTGGTCGGTCATGGCGCTACGTTTTGGTTTACGTTAGGATAA
- a CDS encoding alginate lyase family protein, with protein sequence MPATHPTRRTFCTAAALTFFGHHLGKAQQPTLYASARPDVAAIDHDRILAAANKALTISTTPLTALKSPGNPHDFYSEAEGLTAFTAHRDAVFNFSRRIADLAAAFHLTHDDRYAAHAALHLHAWFIDPATRMTPDLTHAATIPGDPKPHFEGILDTVFFAELAQAIPFLASSNSLSTEHLSQIKAWFAAYLQWLTTSRLAALAREQKDHHGTSWLLQSAAYARLTQNEAVLSDLRHQFKTVTLRAQIVTTGTFPHELTTPYPYRNSLFNLDLLAASCLLLSSQFESLWEFELQDGPGLRIVIARHVPYIQSRGTWPYRADLDHFDDLPVRNPSLLFAARAYTRPEYAELWKTLNPDPTIPEIARTFPISQPLLWTTRPHLPKA encoded by the coding sequence ATGCCAGCCACTCATCCAACCCGACGAACCTTTTGCACCGCCGCCGCTCTCACCTTCTTTGGCCATCACCTGGGAAAAGCCCAGCAGCCAACGCTCTACGCCTCCGCACGCCCCGATGTAGCCGCCATCGACCATGACCGTATCCTCGCCGCAGCCAACAAAGCGCTCACCATCAGCACCACCCCACTCACCGCCCTCAAATCTCCCGGCAACCCACACGATTTTTACTCCGAAGCCGAAGGCCTCACCGCTTTCACAGCCCACCGCGACGCCGTCTTCAACTTCAGCCGTCGGATCGCCGATCTTGCGGCCGCCTTCCATCTCACGCACGATGACCGCTATGCCGCGCACGCCGCTCTCCATCTCCACGCCTGGTTCATTGATCCGGCCACCCGCATGACCCCCGACCTCACTCACGCCGCGACCATCCCCGGCGATCCTAAGCCCCACTTCGAAGGCATCCTCGACACCGTCTTCTTCGCAGAACTGGCCCAGGCCATTCCCTTTCTTGCCAGCTCCAACTCACTCTCCACAGAGCATCTCTCCCAGATCAAAGCCTGGTTCGCCGCCTATCTTCAGTGGCTCACCACATCACGGCTCGCCGCCCTCGCTCGCGAGCAAAAGGATCACCACGGCACCTCGTGGCTTCTGCAATCCGCCGCCTATGCCCGCCTCACCCAAAACGAAGCCGTCCTCTCAGACCTTCGTCACCAATTCAAAACAGTCACCCTCCGCGCCCAGATCGTCACAACCGGCACCTTTCCCCATGAACTCACCACGCCCTATCCCTATCGCAACTCGCTCTTCAACCTCGATCTGCTTGCCGCCTCCTGCCTGCTCCTCTCCTCGCAGTTCGAGAGCTTATGGGAGTTCGAGCTACAGGACGGCCCTGGTCTCCGCATCGTCATCGCCCGCCATGTCCCCTACATTCAGAGCCGCGGCACGTGGCCCTACCGTGCCGACCTTGACCACTTCGACGACCTGCCTGTCCGCAATCCCAGCCTGCTCTTCGCTGCCCGCGCCTACACCCGACCCGAGTACGCCGAGCTCTGGAAGACCCTCAACCCCGACCCCACCATTCCCGAGATCGCGCGTACCTTCCCTATCTCACAGCCACTGCTCTGGACCACCAGACCGCACCTGCCTAAGGCTTGA
- a CDS encoding 2OG-Fe(II) oxygenase, protein MTVSSSPANLLTSVAFLNRFREATHAAYEAQQDSRVLWRLAELDRALGNLPVAAAEYQQYAVLHPEEKKAQVLGALMAGTAAGLVEDADGVIPFVLVKDLAPEIILKEIRRTLERKREQFAVAKIGHRELERVDLDTRAAVFFRGDEELHGMTQGLLRETIRAQGVLERLGLESISETREEVEAIAYASGGKYAVHRDNAPKVDNGRVLTVVWFIHDEPKGFSGGDLLLHDEPPAGQGFTRIVPVRNSAVFFPSNCLHEVTPVESTVSDVLCSRMVLNGWFLKP, encoded by the coding sequence GTGACTGTTTCCTCCTCTCCGGCGAATCTACTGACCTCCGTTGCTTTCCTGAACCGGTTTCGTGAGGCGACGCATGCAGCATACGAGGCGCAGCAGGATAGCCGCGTGTTGTGGCGATTGGCGGAGCTGGATCGGGCACTAGGGAATCTTCCCGTCGCCGCTGCGGAATATCAACAGTATGCGGTGCTCCATCCTGAAGAAAAAAAGGCGCAGGTGCTGGGTGCGCTGATGGCGGGGACGGCGGCGGGATTGGTGGAAGATGCCGATGGAGTGATTCCATTTGTGCTGGTGAAGGATCTTGCTCCGGAGATTATCCTGAAGGAGATACGCAGGACGCTCGAGAGGAAGAGAGAGCAGTTTGCCGTGGCGAAGATCGGGCATCGCGAGCTGGAGCGCGTTGACCTGGATACGCGTGCGGCGGTTTTCTTCCGCGGAGATGAGGAGCTTCATGGGATGACACAGGGGCTTTTGCGGGAGACGATTCGCGCGCAAGGAGTGCTGGAACGGCTGGGGCTGGAGTCGATCTCCGAGACACGAGAAGAGGTGGAGGCGATTGCGTATGCATCGGGGGGCAAGTATGCGGTCCATCGCGACAACGCTCCCAAGGTGGATAACGGGCGGGTGTTGACGGTGGTGTGGTTCATCCATGATGAGCCGAAGGGCTTTTCGGGAGGCGACCTGCTGCTGCATGATGAACCGCCTGCGGGACAGGGGTTTACACGGATCGTGCCGGTGCGGAATAGTGCGGTGTTCTTTCCGTCGAACTGCCTGCATGAGGTGACACCGGTGGAGTCGACGGTGAGCGATGTGCTGTGTAGCCGGATGGTACTGAATGGTTGGTTTCTCAAGCCTTAG